A window from Jannaschia sp. S6380 encodes these proteins:
- a CDS encoding MATE family efflux transporter, translating to MAAIRRDLTEGPVWKALASLTAPMVLGIFAVLSTGLIDAYFLAKVSSEALAAVGFVYPVTMAITSLSIGLSAGASAIISQALGRRDGDDDVTRRGLHALGLGLVLASLAALLFWLLDGPLLSALGARDDVLDAALRYTPLWCVSFPFLVLMMLINAIFRAHGSGVSSATVMVVSAVVNVAATPVFILGLGPSPELGIAGAALGTLVAMVAGSGLATAIALRSGILQPCSRPVKDIWRNARNIAAVAGPAAMSNAINPAGTALVTAAVAVVGAAYVGGFGAAIRVQAVVSVPLLALSSGIGPVVGQNWGAGRHDRAREALRLCLWFSLGYGLLVAMALTLFADPIARAFGAGEDSTAAAASYLRVVGWSIFGFGFLVTGNAALNAISKARHAMILSLTRVLVVFVPLAWIGVLLFGYAGVLAAAIAANLFGAWAVLVSARATGLSETEAFPVAAPARVIPA from the coding sequence ATGGCCGCGATCCGCCGCGATCTGACCGAGGGGCCGGTCTGGAAGGCCCTCGCCAGTCTGACCGCGCCGATGGTGCTGGGCATCTTCGCCGTGCTTTCGACGGGTCTGATCGACGCCTATTTCCTGGCCAAGGTCTCGTCCGAGGCACTGGCGGCGGTCGGTTTCGTCTACCCGGTCACGATGGCGATCACATCGCTCTCCATCGGCCTGTCCGCGGGGGCGAGCGCGATCATCAGCCAAGCGCTCGGCCGCCGCGACGGCGATGACGACGTGACCCGGCGCGGCCTGCATGCGCTTGGCCTGGGGCTGGTCCTGGCCAGCCTGGCGGCGCTGCTGTTCTGGCTTCTGGACGGGCCGCTGCTGTCGGCCCTCGGGGCGCGGGACGACGTGCTGGATGCCGCGCTGCGCTACACCCCGCTCTGGTGCGTGTCGTTCCCGTTCCTGGTCCTGATGATGCTGATCAACGCGATCTTCCGCGCCCATGGCAGTGGGGTCAGTTCGGCCACGGTCATGGTGGTCTCGGCCGTGGTGAACGTCGCGGCGACGCCGGTCTTCATCCTGGGCCTCGGCCCGTCGCCGGAACTGGGCATCGCGGGCGCCGCGCTCGGGACCCTGGTCGCCATGGTCGCCGGCAGCGGGCTGGCCACCGCGATCGCCCTGCGGTCCGGCATCCTGCAGCCCTGTTCCAGGCCAGTGAAGGACATCTGGCGCAACGCCCGCAACATCGCTGCGGTGGCCGGACCCGCGGCCATGTCGAACGCGATCAACCCGGCCGGCACGGCGCTGGTCACCGCGGCGGTGGCGGTCGTGGGCGCGGCCTATGTCGGCGGCTTCGGTGCCGCGATACGGGTGCAGGCGGTCGTGTCGGTCCCGCTGCTGGCGCTGTCCTCGGGGATCGGGCCGGTGGTGGGCCAGAACTGGGGCGCGGGTCGGCACGACCGGGCGCGCGAGGCGCTGCGGCTCTGCCTGTGGTTCTCGCTGGGCTACGGGTTGCTGGTTGCGATGGCGCTGACGCTCTTCGCTGACCCGATCGCGCGCGCCTTCGGGGCGGGCGAGGACAGCACCGCGGCGGCGGCGTCCTACCTGCGCGTGGTCGGCTGGTCGATCTTCGGGTTCGGGTTCCTCGTGACGGGCAATGCGGCGCTGAACGCGATCTCCAAGGCGCGGCATGCGATGATATTGTCGCTGACGCGGGTGCTCGTGGTCTTCGTGCCGCTGGCCTGGATCGGCGTCTTGCTGTTCGGCTATGCCGGGGTCCTGGCGGCGGCGATCGCGGCGAACCTGTTCGGCGCCTGGGCGGTGCTGGTGTCGGCGCGCGCAACCGGCCTGTCGGAGACCGAGGCCTTTCCCGTCGCCGCACCTGCCCGGGTAATCCCGGCCTAG
- a CDS encoding ribonuclease D, whose protein sequence is MTIPLSAITLHRGDLPDGLDLGGSVAIDCETMGLSPHRDRLCLVQLSSGDGTVHLVQIERGQDSAPNLERLLTDAAVLKLFHFGRFDIAAMYHAFGALAAPVWCSKIASRLVRTYTDRHGLKALLSELLGEDISKLQQTSDWGAPELSEAQMAYAASDVLYLHRLKAELDARLAREDRVAIAQACFDFLPTRAKLDLIGYPETDIFAHS, encoded by the coding sequence ATGACGATCCCCCTTTCCGCCATCACGCTGCACAGGGGCGACCTGCCGGACGGGCTCGACCTGGGCGGATCGGTCGCCATCGACTGCGAGACGATGGGCCTGTCGCCGCATCGGGACCGGCTGTGCCTGGTGCAGCTGTCATCGGGCGACGGGACCGTGCATCTGGTGCAGATCGAACGGGGCCAGGACAGCGCCCCCAACCTGGAGCGGCTGCTGACCGATGCGGCGGTGCTGAAGCTGTTTCATTTCGGGCGCTTCGACATCGCGGCGATGTACCATGCCTTCGGCGCGCTCGCGGCGCCGGTCTGGTGCTCCAAGATCGCGTCGCGTCTCGTGCGGACCTACACCGATCGCCATGGCCTCAAGGCGCTCCTGTCGGAGTTGCTGGGCGAGGATATCTCCAAGCTGCAGCAGACCTCGGACTGGGGCGCGCCGGAGTTGAGCGAGGCGCAGATGGCCTATGCCGCCTCCGATGTCCTCTACCTGCACCGGCTGAAGGCGGAACTGGACGCCCGCCTCGCCCGGGAGGACCGGGTCGCGATCGCGCAGGCCTGCTTCGACTTCCTTCCCACGCGGGCGAAGCTGGACCTGATCGGCTACCCCGAAACCGATATCTTCGCCCATTCCTGA
- a CDS encoding nodulation protein NodH produces the protein MSARFRAFVLFAEMRTGSNHLEDSLGALDGVEGFGEIFNPVFVGGPRKTEVLGFDIAARSADPFPLLQAVLDRPGMTGFRFFHDHDPRVLDAILQDRGIAKIVLTRNPLDSYVSLAIAAETGQWRLTNPKMARTARARFDTAEFDALVSRQRAFRDRLQRALQVTGQGAFWIDYDQIGDVEVLNGLAAYLGVAARLDAVPGRLKRQNPGPVEDKVENPEEMRAHLATLDPFLLERAVHSEPVRGPAVPTLMAAAESPLIALPVPGGPTRPVREWLTRMDGAAPTEGMTQRALRPWMRDRPGFVSFAILRHPLDRAHDAFVRVLAERGPRANTVRRKLANQHGVDLDGDRGAAFVGFLRFLKANLGGQSDLPVAPEWATQSALLAGMAQAVLPQRLIREDMAGEELDRLARGAGRTPVPWSPEAPDLPAGLDLDAAEAICAEAYRRDYLAFGFARRGGA, from the coding sequence TTGTCCGCTAGGTTCCGCGCCTTCGTCCTCTTCGCCGAGATGCGGACGGGCTCGAACCACCTCGAGGATTCGCTCGGTGCCCTCGACGGGGTCGAGGGGTTCGGAGAGATCTTCAATCCGGTGTTCGTCGGCGGACCGCGCAAGACCGAGGTTCTCGGCTTCGACATAGCGGCCCGCAGCGCCGATCCGTTTCCGCTGCTGCAAGCCGTGCTCGACCGCCCCGGCATGACCGGTTTCCGCTTCTTCCACGATCACGACCCGCGCGTGCTGGACGCGATCCTGCAGGATCGCGGGATCGCCAAGATCGTGCTGACGCGCAATCCGCTGGACAGCTACGTCTCGCTCGCCATCGCCGCCGAGACGGGCCAGTGGCGGCTGACCAACCCCAAGATGGCGCGCACCGCCCGCGCCCGGTTCGACACGGCGGAGTTCGACGCCCTCGTATCGCGGCAGCGGGCCTTCCGCGACCGGCTGCAGCGAGCGTTGCAGGTCACGGGGCAGGGCGCGTTCTGGATCGACTACGACCAGATCGGCGATGTCGAGGTCTTGAACGGGCTGGCCGCCTATCTTGGCGTTGCCGCGCGGCTGGACGCCGTACCGGGCCGCCTGAAGCGGCAGAACCCCGGCCCGGTGGAGGACAAGGTCGAGAACCCCGAGGAGATGCGCGCCCATCTGGCCACGCTCGATCCGTTCCTGCTCGAACGCGCCGTTCATTCCGAACCCGTGCGCGGCCCGGCCGTGCCCACGCTGATGGCCGCCGCCGAAAGCCCGCTGATCGCGCTGCCGGTACCGGGCGGGCCCACGCGGCCGGTCCGCGAATGGCTGACGCGGATGGATGGCGCGGCCCCGACCGAGGGGATGACGCAGAGGGCGTTGCGCCCCTGGATGCGCGACCGGCCCGGCTTCGTCAGCTTCGCGATTCTGCGCCATCCGCTGGACCGCGCGCATGACGCCTTCGTCCGGGTCCTGGCCGAGCGGGGCCCGCGGGCGAACACCGTTCGGCGCAAGCTGGCGAACCAGCACGGTGTCGACCTCGACGGCGACCGGGGCGCGGCCTTCGTCGGCTTCCTTCGATTCCTCAAGGCCAATCTGGGGGGGCAGTCGGATCTGCCCGTCGCGCCGGAATGGGCGACCCAGTCCGCCCTTCTGGCCGGCATGGCGCAGGCCGTCCTGCCGCAGCGCCTGATCCGCGAGGACATGGCCGGCGAGGAACTGGACCGGCTCGCGCGCGGGGCCGGCAGGACGCCCGTTCCGTGGTCCCCAGAAGCACCAGACCTGCCGGCAGGGCTGGACCTCGACGCGGCCGAGGCGATCTGCGCCGAAGCCTATCGCCGCGACTACCTGGCCTTCGGCTTCGCCCGCCGGGGCGGGGCCTAA
- the lptA gene encoding lipopolysaccharide transport periplasmic protein LptA: MSFRALALLPLLALPASAQDAVGFGQGDFDRSAPVEVAADNLQVDQATGRATLTGNVVIAQGDLRLSADTVTVDYGETGGSRRIERLNAVGDVLIVAGEDAAEGQEAVYTLGTSDILMTGDVVVTQAGGTLAGDRLAINLESGSGTVTGRVRTTLQP, encoded by the coding sequence ATGTCGTTTCGCGCCCTGGCCCTTCTTCCCCTGCTCGCCCTGCCGGCCTCCGCGCAGGATGCCGTCGGCTTCGGCCAGGGCGATTTCGACCGTAGCGCCCCGGTCGAGGTGGCGGCCGACAACCTGCAGGTCGACCAGGCCACGGGCCGCGCAACGCTGACCGGCAACGTCGTGATCGCCCAGGGCGACCTGCGGCTGTCGGCGGACACGGTGACGGTCGACTATGGCGAAACCGGCGGAAGCCGGCGGATCGAGCGGCTGAACGCCGTGGGCGACGTTCTGATCGTCGCGGGCGAGGATGCCGCCGAGGGGCAGGAGGCCGTCTACACGCTGGGCACCTCGGACATCCTGATGACCGGCGACGTCGTGGTGACGCAGGCCGGTGGAACCCTGGCCGGCGACAGGCTGGCCATCAATCTGGAATCGGGGTCGGGAACGGTCACGGGACGCGTGCGGACCACGCTGCAGCCATGA
- the raiA gene encoding ribosome-associated translation inhibitor RaiA: MRYQITGKQIDIGEALQTHVKSELGSVIEKYAQRPTDAQVVFSKSAHEHVCESTVHLSTGLTTTAKAKATEIYAAFDACAEKMDKQLRRYKRRLKNHHQERSRPVELSGASTYILAAEAGEEDEPDSLAPVIVAEMQTNIPSLSVGEAVMQMELAGAPVLVFKNEKGGGVNVVYRRDDGNVGWIDPAASG, from the coding sequence ATGCGCTACCAGATCACCGGCAAGCAGATCGACATCGGCGAGGCGTTGCAGACCCATGTGAAGTCCGAACTGGGAAGCGTGATCGAGAAATACGCGCAACGTCCGACGGATGCGCAGGTGGTGTTCTCGAAATCGGCGCATGAACATGTCTGCGAATCCACGGTCCACCTCTCGACGGGGCTGACCACCACGGCCAAGGCCAAGGCGACCGAGATCTATGCCGCCTTCGACGCCTGCGCCGAGAAGATGGACAAGCAGTTGCGCCGCTACAAGCGACGTCTCAAGAACCATCACCAGGAACGGTCGCGGCCGGTTGAACTCTCCGGAGCCTCCACCTATATCCTCGCCGCCGAAGCAGGGGAGGAGGACGAACCCGACTCTCTGGCGCCGGTGATCGTGGCTGAGATGCAGACGAACATTCCGTCTCTGTCTGTCGGCGAGGCGGTCATGCAGATGGAATTGGCCGGCGCGCCCGTGCTGGTGTTCAAGAACGAAAAGGGCGGGGGCGTGAACGTGGTCTACCGACGCGACGATGGAAACGTCGGTTGGATCGATCCGGCCGCCAGCGGCTAA
- a CDS encoding complex I NDUFA9 subunit family protein, with translation MQKLVTIFGGSGFVGRYVARRLAKRGWRIRVAVRRPNEAHFVRMYGSVGQVEPVFANIRDDASVAAALSGADAVVNCVGVLAPSGKNGFEAVQAEGAARIARLAAAEGIGRMVQISAIGAGVDSDSEYARTKAAGERGVLEHQPDAVILRPSIIFGPEDAFFNRFAGMARMAPILPLVGGRTRFQPVFVDDVAAAAEMAVEGSARPGIYELGGPDVDTFRELMQVMLRTIRRRALLLPVPFFVARIMAWLLDLGQTVTGGLFHNGILTRDQVRNLARDNIVTGEHPGFAELGIQPMAMEAVLPDYLWRFRPSGQYAEIKESARNLKT, from the coding sequence ATGCAGAAGCTCGTCACCATCTTCGGCGGCTCCGGCTTCGTCGGCCGCTACGTCGCGCGCCGTCTCGCCAAGCGGGGCTGGCGGATCCGCGTCGCCGTGCGCCGCCCGAACGAGGCGCATTTCGTGCGCATGTACGGTAGCGTCGGACAGGTGGAGCCGGTCTTCGCCAACATCCGCGACGATGCCAGCGTCGCCGCCGCGCTCTCGGGGGCGGATGCGGTGGTCAACTGCGTGGGCGTGCTGGCGCCGTCGGGCAAGAACGGGTTCGAGGCCGTCCAGGCCGAGGGCGCGGCGCGGATTGCGCGCCTCGCCGCTGCCGAGGGGATCGGACGCATGGTCCAGATCAGCGCGATCGGCGCCGGCGTCGACAGCGACAGCGAATACGCCCGGACCAAGGCCGCCGGCGAGCGCGGCGTGCTGGAGCATCAGCCCGACGCCGTGATCTTGCGGCCGTCGATCATCTTCGGGCCCGAGGACGCGTTCTTCAATCGGTTCGCCGGCATGGCCCGGATGGCGCCGATACTGCCGCTGGTGGGCGGGCGCACGCGGTTCCAGCCCGTCTTCGTCGACGACGTCGCCGCCGCCGCCGAGATGGCCGTGGAAGGATCGGCCCGGCCCGGCATCTACGAGTTGGGCGGGCCGGACGTGGATACGTTCCGCGAACTCATGCAGGTGATGCTGCGGACGATCCGCCGCCGCGCGCTCCTGCTGCCGGTGCCGTTCTTCGTGGCGCGGATCATGGCCTGGTTACTCGACCTGGGGCAGACAGTCACCGGCGGGCTGTTCCACAACGGCATCCTGACGCGCGATCAGGTCCGCAACCTGGCGCGCGACAACATCGTCACGGGCGAACATCCCGGCTTCGCCGAGCTTGGGATACAGCCCATGGCGATGGAGGCGGTGCTGCCCGACTACCTGTGGCGGTTCCGCCCCTCGGGCCAATATGCCGAGATCAAGGAAAGCGCGCGGAACCTGAAGACCTGA
- the lptC gene encoding LPS export ABC transporter periplasmic protein LptC has protein sequence MAARADRSPRTHTRLVRLAKLLLPVAALALLSTIFLLARKVNPDDAIPFAEVDVSERAREQQLTMPRFTGVSTDGTTYDLSARTARPDADDPRRMTVDAMRLILDDGLGGTATVMSDSGQVDTAARTVMLDGDVRIETSSGYRLETGRLQGSLGRLEVVAPGEVTGDGPLGRLRAGAMTLDEGPEGAGRLLFTGGVDLLYVPPS, from the coding sequence ATGGCCGCCCGCGCCGACAGATCGCCCCGGACGCACACGCGGCTGGTCCGTCTGGCCAAGCTGCTGCTTCCGGTCGCCGCCCTGGCCCTGCTGTCGACGATCTTCCTGCTGGCGCGCAAGGTGAACCCCGACGACGCGATCCCCTTCGCCGAGGTCGACGTGTCCGAGCGCGCGCGGGAACAGCAACTGACCATGCCCCGCTTCACCGGCGTCTCGACCGACGGGACGACCTACGATCTGTCGGCGCGCACCGCCCGACCGGATGCCGACGATCCGCGGCGCATGACCGTCGACGCGATGCGGCTGATCCTGGACGACGGGCTGGGCGGCACGGCGACCGTGATGTCGGACAGCGGACAGGTGGACACCGCCGCGCGGACCGTGATGCTGGACGGGGATGTCCGCATCGAAACCTCGTCCGGATACCGTCTGGAGACCGGGCGCCTTCAGGGTTCGCTCGGGCGGCTGGAGGTGGTCGCCCCGGGCGAGGTGACGGGCGACGGCCCGCTGGGCCGGCTGCGCGCCGGCGCGATGACGCTGGACGAGGGTCCGGAAGGCGCCGGTCGCCTCCTGTTCACCGGCGGCGTCGACCTGCTATACGTGCCGCCAAGCTGA
- the lptB gene encoding LPS export ABC transporter ATP-binding protein, whose protein sequence is MTLSVTEGAGGLTIRNLRKSYRKRPVIRDVSMDLARGEVVALLGPNGSGKTTTFYCIAGLVTPDGGRVTLDGQDVTWLPMYRRAKAGIGYLPQEMSIFRGLTVEQNIMAILEVSLPKRHRRRERLEELLGEFHIEHLRRASALALSGGERRRVEIARCLAANPRYLLLDEPFAGVDPIAVGDIRTLVVDLKSRGIGVLITDHNVRETLEIVDRAYILHDGGVLMSGSPDEVVANDNVRRVYLGENFAR, encoded by the coding sequence ATGACCCTGTCGGTGACCGAAGGCGCGGGCGGCCTGACCATCCGCAACCTGCGCAAGTCGTATCGCAAGCGTCCCGTCATCCGCGACGTGTCGATGGACCTGGCGCGCGGCGAGGTCGTCGCGCTTCTGGGGCCGAACGGATCGGGCAAGACGACGACCTTCTATTGCATCGCTGGTCTGGTCACGCCCGATGGCGGCCGCGTCACGCTGGACGGCCAGGACGTGACCTGGCTGCCGATGTATCGGCGCGCCAAGGCCGGCATCGGCTATCTGCCGCAGGAGATGTCGATCTTCCGCGGGCTGACGGTCGAGCAGAACATCATGGCGATCCTCGAGGTCTCGCTTCCCAAGCGCCACCGGCGGCGCGAGCGGCTGGAGGAGCTGCTGGGCGAATTCCACATCGAACATCTGCGCCGGGCTTCGGCCCTGGCGCTCTCGGGCGGCGAGCGGCGCCGGGTCGAGATCGCGCGCTGCCTGGCCGCGAACCCGCGCTATCTGTTGCTGGACGAGCCATTCGCCGGGGTCGATCCGATCGCCGTGGGCGATATCCGCACGCTCGTCGTCGATCTGAAGTCGCGCGGCATCGGCGTGCTGATCACCGATCACAACGTCCGCGAGACGCTCGAAATCGTCGACCGCGCCTACATCCTGCACGATGGCGGCGTCCTGATGTCGGGCAGCCCCGACGAGGTGGTGGCCAACGACAATGTCCGCCGCGTCTATCTCGGCGAGAACTTCGCCCGCTAG
- a CDS encoding carbohydrate ABC transporter permease yields MLKYTGLTFGAALMILPFADMFIGALRGPRDVFATPPRYWPSDPQWGIYARVFRELPMGAWLFNSVVVTVTITALQVVTSTMAGYALARFRFAGNGTIFRLVVGAQMFPFFLFIIPIFFILRFAPLMGGNDIMGQGGSGLLGTYAALILPFAVTWYGVFLMRQFFLTIPPDLAEAARLDGAGEFRIFRSIMLPLVKPALATLTMFAFVYHWNEFIWTMTVTRTAPELQTLPVGIYLLQGAFEDLDQKALQQAALAISILPVIVLFGLLQRLFVSADIASGVK; encoded by the coding sequence GTGCTGAAATACACGGGCCTGACCTTCGGGGCAGCGCTGATGATCCTGCCTTTCGCGGACATGTTCATCGGCGCGTTGCGCGGGCCCCGGGACGTGTTCGCCACACCGCCGCGTTACTGGCCGTCGGATCCGCAATGGGGGATCTACGCGCGGGTGTTCCGCGAATTGCCGATGGGGGCGTGGCTGTTCAACTCGGTCGTCGTGACCGTCACCATCACCGCCCTGCAGGTGGTGACGTCAACCATGGCGGGCTACGCGCTCGCCCGGTTTCGCTTCGCCGGGAACGGCACGATCTTCCGGCTGGTCGTGGGTGCGCAGATGTTTCCCTTCTTCCTGTTCATCATTCCGATCTTCTTCATCCTGCGCTTCGCGCCGCTGATGGGGGGCAACGACATCATGGGCCAAGGCGGCTCGGGCCTGCTGGGCACATACGCCGCGCTGATCCTGCCCTTCGCGGTCACTTGGTACGGCGTCTTCCTGATGCGCCAGTTCTTCCTGACGATCCCGCCCGACCTGGCCGAGGCGGCGCGGCTCGACGGCGCGGGCGAGTTCCGCATCTTCCGCTCGATCATGCTGCCGCTGGTCAAGCCGGCCTTGGCGACGCTGACGATGTTCGCCTTCGTCTATCACTGGAACGAGTTCATCTGGACAATGACCGTGACGCGCACCGCGCCCGAGTTGCAGACCTTGCCGGTCGGCATCTACCTGTTGCAGGGCGCGTTCGAGGATCTCGACCAGAAGGCGCTGCAGCAGGCGGCGCTGGCGATCTCGATCCTGCCGGTGATCGTGCTGTTCGGGCTGCTGCAGCGCCTGTTCGTCTCCGCCGACATCGCGAGCGGCGTGAAATAG
- a CDS encoding sugar ABC transporter permease, producing MRRGFDPGGGGAAPWIFLAPLLAFAVIFLLIPLGFSVWLGFTRWNPLGTPDWVGLRQFEYLLTRDEDFLRSLVNTFVFAGGFVAIGVPLALGLAFLFSRARGRAVWRSIYYLPQLTNIVAIAYLWQFVLDDRYGVINRMLGAVGLRGPDWLTDPTMALISVILVMIWYDAGKNMLIFSAAMEGIDREIYDAATLDGAKGWRTLRSITLPMIRPALVFVTITSFITGMGFFALVLAMTGGGPRGATEVTALYAYEMAFADLRMGRASAAALILFAIIAALSALQFRALRDRT from the coding sequence ATGCGCCGGGGCTTCGACCCCGGCGGCGGCGGCGCGGCGCCCTGGATCTTCCTGGCGCCGCTGCTGGCCTTCGCCGTCATCTTCCTGCTCATCCCGCTGGGCTTCTCGGTCTGGCTGGGATTTACCCGCTGGAACCCCCTGGGCACGCCCGACTGGGTCGGGCTGCGGCAGTTCGAATACCTGCTGACGCGGGACGAGGATTTCCTGCGGTCGCTGGTCAACACCTTCGTCTTCGCCGGCGGTTTCGTCGCCATCGGCGTGCCGCTGGCGCTGGGCCTCGCGTTCCTGTTCAGCCGGGCGCGGGGGCGGGCGGTCTGGCGGTCGATCTACTATCTGCCGCAGCTGACCAACATCGTGGCCATCGCCTATCTGTGGCAGTTCGTGCTGGACGACCGCTATGGCGTGATCAACCGGATGCTGGGCGCGGTCGGCCTACGTGGTCCGGACTGGTTGACCGATCCGACGATGGCGCTGATCTCGGTCATCCTGGTGATGATCTGGTACGACGCGGGCAAGAACATGCTGATCTTCTCGGCCGCGATGGAGGGGATCGACCGTGAGATCTACGACGCGGCCACCCTCGACGGGGCCAAGGGATGGCGGACGCTCCGTTCAATCACGTTGCCGATGATCCGGCCCGCGCTGGTGTTCGTGACCATCACCTCCTTCATCACCGGCATGGGCTTCTTCGCCCTGGTGCTGGCGATGACCGGCGGCGGGCCGCGCGGCGCGACCGAGGTGACGGCGCTCTATGCCTACGAGATGGCCTTTGCCGACTTGCGCATGGGGCGCGCCTCGGCGGCGGCGCTGATCCTTTTCGCGATCATCGCGGCGCTGTCGGCGCTGCAGTTCCGCGCCCTTCGGGACCGGACGTGA
- a CDS encoding extracellular solute-binding protein produces MTRLTAALLTTCLGLPALPLAAQEAPLTVAMHYTQEQAAPLIACLDAYDVPAEYQQISYGDYLQTVLTGRLAGQSPDIYNVYSIWAAQMVDNDVLATPPEAVQSFVRDGYSGGTVDAATIDGTLWGVPTEVSVYMLVSNMALLRAAGFDAPPTTWETLREIAEAVTTTNEQGRTETAGFAFAESSSGAGMVHPFYALFFSEGGDVYSDDRTEANLDGEAGRTALDNMAGLVRDGIADLSVDAYDFPAGGIGMMIMANWYESAIREGLGDGFQDVVVSQIPMGEDWKTLQYAFFMGVDSASDRQEAAWELVRHLNAPQGDAPSCVAQMLDGLGALTASTADTAALPAADAFTQPYVDALAGDRAVSQPNVMQAAEIERMMAQTFEEVLAGERETDPALEALDAEIEDILFEFY; encoded by the coding sequence ATGACCCGTCTCACCGCCGCCCTTCTGACAACGTGCCTCGGCCTGCCCGCCCTGCCGCTTGCCGCGCAGGAAGCCCCGCTGACCGTCGCCATGCACTACACCCAGGAACAGGCGGCCCCGCTGATCGCCTGCCTCGACGCCTACGACGTGCCGGCGGAGTACCAGCAGATCAGCTATGGCGACTATCTGCAGACGGTGCTGACCGGGCGCCTGGCCGGACAGTCGCCCGACATCTACAACGTCTACTCGATCTGGGCCGCGCAGATGGTCGACAACGACGTGCTGGCCACCCCGCCCGAGGCGGTCCAGTCCTTCGTGCGGGACGGCTATTCCGGCGGGACGGTCGACGCGGCCACCATCGACGGCACGCTCTGGGGCGTGCCGACCGAAGTGTCGGTCTACATGCTCGTCTCGAACATGGCGCTGCTGCGCGCGGCCGGCTTCGACGCCCCGCCCACCACCTGGGAGACGCTGCGCGAGATCGCCGAGGCCGTGACCACGACCAACGAGCAGGGCCGGACCGAGACGGCGGGCTTCGCCTTCGCCGAGTCGTCATCCGGCGCCGGGATGGTGCATCCGTTCTATGCGCTGTTCTTCTCGGAAGGCGGCGACGTCTATTCCGACGACCGGACCGAGGCCAACCTGGACGGAGAGGCCGGGCGCACGGCGCTGGACAACATGGCCGGGCTGGTTCGCGACGGGATCGCGGACCTGTCGGTCGATGCCTACGACTTCCCCGCGGGCGGCATCGGCATGATGATCATGGCCAACTGGTACGAAAGCGCGATCCGCGAAGGGCTGGGCGACGGGTTCCAGGACGTCGTCGTCAGCCAGATCCCGATGGGCGAGGACTGGAAGACGCTGCAATACGCGTTCTTCATGGGGGTCGACTCGGCCTCGGACCGCCAGGAGGCGGCGTGGGAGTTGGTGCGGCATCTGAATGCGCCGCAGGGCGACGCGCCGTCCTGCGTGGCACAGATGCTGGACGGGCTGGGTGCGCTGACGGCCTCGACCGCCGACACGGCCGCCCTGCCCGCGGCCGACGCCTTCACCCAGCCCTATGTCGACGCGCTGGCCGGGGACCGTGCCGTCAGCCAGCCCAACGTCATGCAGGCCGCTGAGATCGAGCGGATGATGGCGCAGACCTTCGAGGAGGTCCTGGCCGGCGAGCGCGAGACCGATCCGGCGCTTGAGGCGCTGGACGCCGAGATCGAGGACATCCTCTTCGAGTTCTATTGA
- a CDS encoding PTS sugar transporter subunit IIA, whose product MQLTEILAPGAVRILPKASSKKRLFCSLAEVARDLHDLDYSDAFSALQEREALGTTGVGDGVALPHARIAGLEQVHGVFVRLETPLDFDATDRKPVDLVFALFAPVGAGVAHLKALALVSRTLRDAALCAKLRANDDPSLLYTVLTDDNASAAA is encoded by the coding sequence ATGCAGCTGACCGAGATCCTGGCCCCCGGGGCTGTGAGGATATTGCCGAAAGCGTCGAGCAAGAAGCGTCTCTTCTGCAGCCTGGCGGAAGTGGCGCGCGATCTTCACGATCTGGACTATTCCGACGCCTTTTCCGCCCTGCAGGAGCGCGAGGCCCTGGGCACCACCGGCGTGGGCGACGGCGTCGCGCTGCCGCATGCGCGGATCGCAGGGCTGGAGCAGGTCCACGGTGTGTTCGTCCGGCTGGAAACGCCGCTCGATTTCGACGCGACCGACCGCAAGCCGGTCGATCTCGTCTTTGCGCTGTTCGCGCCGGTGGGCGCCGGCGTGGCGCATCTCAAGGCGCTCGCGCTGGTCTCGCGGACGCTGCGCGATGCCGCGCTCTGCGCAAAGCTGCGCGCCAATGACGACCCCTCGCTTCTCTATACCGTTCTGACCGACGACAACGCGTCGGCCGCCGCTTAG